The following are encoded in a window of Balaenoptera ricei isolate mBalRic1 chromosome 1, mBalRic1.hap2, whole genome shotgun sequence genomic DNA:
- the LOC132347411 gene encoding hepatocyte nuclear factor 4-gamma-like → MPNHRFDESYKFTDPISATKSKHKKYEDNYTKVALLRAHAGEHLLLGATKRSMVYKDILLLGNNYIIHHNSCEVEISRVANRVLDELVRPFQEIQIDDNEYACLKAIVFFDPDAKGLSDPVKIKNMRFQVQLSLEDYINDRQYDSRGRFGELLLLLPMLQSVTWQMIEQIQFVKLFGMVKIDNLLQEMLLGGASSEANHLHHPMHPHLSQDPLTGQTILLDPMSTLVHTDQISTPETPLPSPPQGSGQEPYKIVANQASVISHQPLSKQKQL, encoded by the exons ATGCCCAACCACAG aTTTGATGAAAGCTATAAATTCACAGATCCAATAAGTGCAACCAAATCCAAGCACAAGAAATATGAAGATAACTACACCAAG GTGGCACTGTTGAGAGCTCACGCAGGGGAACATTTACTGCTTGGAGCTACAAAGAGATCCATGGTGTATAAAGATATTTTGCTTTTGGGAAACAATTACATTATTCACCACAACAGCTGTGAAGTTGAGATTAGCCGTGTGGCCAACCGGGTTTTAGACGAGCTGGTCCGACCATTTCAAGAAATTCAGATCGATGACAATGAATATGCTTGTTTGAAGGCAATTGTATTTTTTGATCCAGACGCAAAAGGGCTAAGTGATCCAGTAAAGATTAAGAACATGCGGTTCCAAGTGCAGCTGAGTTTGGAGGACTACATCAACGACCGGCAGTACGACTCCCGGGGCAGGTTTGGGGAGCTGCTCTTGCTCCTGCCCATGCTGCAGAGCGTCACTTGGCAAATGATTGAGCAAATACAATTCGTTAAACTTTTTGGGATGGTTAAAATCGACAACTTACTTCAGGAGATGCTACTGGGTGGTGCTTCCAGTGAGGCTAACCATCTCCATCATCCAATGCACCCACATTTATCTCAAGATCCATTAACTGGACAAACTATACTTTTGGATCCAATGTCAACACTGGTTCATACAGATCAGATCTCAACTCCAGAAACCCCACTTCCTTCCCCACCTCAAGGCTCTGGACAAGAACCGTACAAAATAGTtgcaaatcaagcttcagtcatttcaCACCAGCCTCTCTCCAAACAGAAGCAATTGTGA